A single region of the Psychrobacter alimentarius genome encodes:
- the nuoJ gene encoding NADH-quinone oxidoreductase subunit J translates to MMNILNHPELAGFYSLAAVAIFASLRVVTQANPVHAILSMIVSLLAIAGIFFVLGAPFAGALEIVVYAGAIMVLFVFVIMMLNLGMSNDEREEKWLDAGSWAIPTGLTIIIAVILYALIGLNDDGTAMIGGTTVSAKVVGTVLFTKYVMLIEVAALLLLAALVAAYHLGKEANDDEIVSDDSHKGQPSAARTKSYNHDSSHVENNAAETAEPYEYKDVDPRDYVGAKRVVVVKRVTRKESD, encoded by the coding sequence ATGATGAATATCTTAAATCATCCTGAATTGGCAGGGTTTTACTCGCTTGCAGCCGTGGCTATTTTTGCCAGCCTGCGGGTGGTCACTCAAGCCAACCCCGTACATGCTATTTTATCAATGATTGTGTCATTGCTAGCGATTGCTGGGATATTTTTTGTGCTTGGTGCGCCATTCGCAGGCGCGCTTGAAATCGTGGTCTACGCAGGCGCTATCATGGTGCTGTTTGTCTTTGTCATCATGATGTTGAATCTCGGTATGAGTAATGATGAGCGCGAAGAGAAATGGCTAGATGCTGGCAGTTGGGCGATACCGACAGGTTTGACCATCATCATTGCTGTGATTCTTTATGCGCTGATTGGTCTTAATGACGACGGCACAGCGATGATTGGTGGTACCACCGTATCTGCCAAAGTAGTTGGCACGGTGTTGTTTACCAAATACGTGATGCTGATAGAAGTAGCAGCCTTATTGCTGTTGGCAGCTTTAGTGGCCGCTTATCATTTGGGTAAAGAAGCCAATGATGACGAGATTGTCAGTGACGACAGTCATAAAGGGCAGCCGAGTGCGGCTCGCACCAAGTCGTACAATCACGATAGCTCTCATGTAGAAAACAATGCAGCAGAAACGGCTGAACCTTATGAATATAAAGATGTTGATCCACGTGACTATGTGGGTGCAAAACGAGTCGTGGTTGTAAAACGAGTCACGCGCAAGGAGTCAGACTGA
- the nuoL gene encoding NADH-quinone oxidoreductase subunit L, giving the protein MSLLPLTFIFPLVGFLILAFMRDKLTEQVAAIVGVGSMLLSALCTLVVSYTFLTTSPAGTVIEIPLWTWFQVGDFAPNFGLSFDGLALTMTGVITGIGFLIHLFAAWYMKGDTGFARFFSYMNLFVASMLLLVLADNLFLLYLGWEGVGICSYLLIGYYYHDRANGRAAIKAFTVTRVGDVFLAFGLFLLFREFGTLNIQEIITRAPEVFDINNPIMMLTTMMLVGGAMGKSAQLPLHTWLADAMAGPTPVSALIHAATMVTAGVYLIARLHPLFELTPGILLYWVGGVGALTLVVAGFCALAQTDIKRILAYSTMSQIGYMFLALGVGAWQGAIFHLMTHAFFKALLFLSSGAVILAVHHEQDIFKMGGLRKKIPLVFWCYIVGGGALAAIPWVTVGFYSKEAILWETYATGHLVLFYMGVFGAFLTAIYTFRMIWIIFFGEEKTHAHKLSGVSYWLPLTVLLVLSTAVGAWITPPLQGVLPESVGHLLEVAGQAHAKHTAEYIAMGAMAAGLIIAALLYVVNKGRILTSFKRSRIGGGLYHWCYHGLGFDALYDLIFVKPFLFIGRLFKADPIDKTWYVLPKLASAGNKILSATQTGSLRGYATSFGLGMAVLLVLVMMTVV; this is encoded by the coding sequence ATGAGTTTATTACCATTAACCTTTATATTCCCGCTCGTTGGCTTTTTGATTTTAGCCTTTATGCGTGACAAGTTAACGGAGCAGGTGGCAGCGATTGTCGGTGTTGGTAGCATGTTGTTATCAGCATTGTGCACACTGGTTGTCAGTTATACCTTTTTGACCACCAGTCCAGCAGGAACGGTGATAGAAATACCGCTATGGACATGGTTCCAAGTTGGTGATTTTGCGCCAAATTTTGGACTTAGCTTTGATGGCTTGGCATTGACCATGACTGGCGTCATTACTGGTATTGGCTTTTTAATCCATTTGTTTGCTGCTTGGTACATGAAAGGCGATACAGGATTTGCACGCTTCTTTAGCTATATGAATTTGTTCGTCGCCAGCATGTTATTGCTGGTATTGGCAGATAACTTATTTTTACTCTATCTGGGCTGGGAAGGTGTGGGTATCTGTTCGTACTTGCTCATCGGTTACTATTATCACGATAGAGCCAATGGTCGCGCGGCGATAAAAGCCTTTACGGTTACGCGTGTGGGTGATGTGTTCTTAGCTTTTGGTCTATTTTTATTATTCCGCGAGTTTGGTACGCTCAATATTCAAGAGATTATCACGCGCGCGCCAGAAGTTTTTGACATCAATAATCCAATCATGATGTTAACCACTATGATGCTTGTGGGCGGTGCAATGGGTAAATCAGCCCAGTTGCCACTACATACGTGGCTTGCCGATGCGATGGCAGGTCCGACGCCCGTATCAGCGCTGATTCACGCTGCAACGATGGTGACAGCAGGGGTGTATTTAATCGCTCGTCTGCATCCATTATTTGAGCTGACGCCAGGTATTTTATTGTACTGGGTTGGCGGCGTAGGGGCATTAACGCTGGTCGTTGCTGGTTTTTGTGCATTGGCGCAAACAGACATCAAACGTATTCTTGCGTATTCAACCATGAGTCAGATTGGTTATATGTTCTTAGCACTTGGTGTGGGTGCATGGCAAGGGGCTATCTTCCATCTGATGACGCATGCCTTCTTTAAAGCATTGCTGTTTTTATCATCAGGTGCGGTTATTCTTGCGGTACATCATGAGCAAGATATCTTCAAGATGGGCGGCTTACGTAAAAAGATACCATTGGTATTTTGGTGTTATATCGTCGGTGGTGGTGCATTGGCTGCCATACCTTGGGTAACCGTTGGTTTTTACTCTAAAGAAGCGATTCTTTGGGAAACCTATGCGACAGGTCACTTAGTATTGTTCTACATGGGTGTGTTTGGGGCATTCTTAACGGCTATTTATACCTTCCGTATGATTTGGATTATCTTCTTTGGTGAAGAGAAAACCCATGCACACAAATTGTCAGGGGTATCGTATTGGTTACCGCTTACTGTGCTGCTAGTGCTATCAACAGCGGTTGGTGCATGGATTACGCCGCCATTACAAGGCGTGTTGCCAGAGAGCGTTGGGCATCTATTAGAAGTGGCAGGTCAAGCACATGCTAAGCACACGGCAGAATATATCGCGATGGGTGCGATGGCAGCTGGTTTGATCATCGCTGCACTGCTCTATGTGGTAAATAAAGGTCGCATACTAACCAGCTTCAAACGTTCACGCATTGGTGGTGGGCTATATCACTGGTGCTATCACGGTCTAGGCTTTGATGCGCTATATGATCTAATTTTTGTAAAACCCTTTTTATTCATCGGCCGCTTATTTAAAGCCGACCCTATTGATAAAACGTGGTATGTATTACCCAAGCTGGCTTCAGCAGGTAATAAGATATTGTCTGCGACGCAAACAGGGTCACTTCGAGGTTATGCGACAAGCTTTGGCTTGGGCATGGCTGTGCTGTTGGTGCTGGTAATGATGACGGTGGTATAA
- the nuoK gene encoding NADH-quinone oxidoreductase subunit NuoK, translated as MGMIPMSHGLILAGILFAIGLCGVMVRRNFLFMLMSLEIMMNATALAFVIAGSRWVDPDGQIMFIFILTLAAAEAAIGLAILLRFYHKRGHLDVDTANEMKG; from the coding sequence TTGGGAATGATACCGATGAGCCATGGATTGATTTTGGCCGGTATTTTATTTGCCATTGGTTTGTGCGGCGTCATGGTACGACGTAATTTCTTATTTATGCTGATGAGCCTTGAGATCATGATGAATGCGACAGCATTGGCATTTGTCATAGCAGGGAGTCGCTGGGTCGATCCAGATGGGCAGATTATGTTTATCTTTATTTTGACGTTGGCAGCAGCCGAGGCCGCCATTGGTTTGGCAATATTATTGCGGTTTTATCATAAGCGTGGGCATCTAGATGTCGATACCGCCAATGAGATGAAAGGATGA